In Harpia harpyja isolate bHarHar1 chromosome 18, bHarHar1 primary haplotype, whole genome shotgun sequence, a single genomic region encodes these proteins:
- the NXT2 gene encoding NTF2-related export protein 2 isoform X4, producing MDKRRRALTRLYLDKATLVWNGNAVSGQEELNKFFEMLPSSEFQVNMLDCQPVHEQATQGQTTVLVVTSGTVKFDGDKQRYFNQNFLLTAQATPTNTVWKIASDCFRFQDWAS from the exons ATGGATAAAAGAAGAAGG GCTTTAACAAGACTTTATTTGGACAAAGCAACGTTAGTTTGGAATGGTAATGCAGTGTCTGGGCAAGAAGAACTGAATAAATTTTTTGAAATGTTGCCATCTAGTGAATTCCAGGTTAATATGTTGGACTGCCAGCCTGTTCATG AGCAAGCTACTCAAGGCCAGACAACAGTCCTCGTGGTGACAAGTGGGACAGTAAAATTTGATGGTGACAAGCAGCGCTACTTCAATCAGAACTTCTTGCTGACAGCACAAGCCACACCTACCAACACAGTGTGGAAGATCGCCAGTGACTGTTTccgctttcaggactgggccagTTAG
- the NXT2 gene encoding NTF2-related export protein 2 isoform X2 has protein sequence MAASVDFKTYVDQACRAADEFVNIYYETMDKRRRALTRLYLDKATLVWNGNAVSGQEELNKFFEMLPSSEFQVNMLDCQPVHEQATQGQTTVLVVTSGTVKFDGDKQRYFNQNFLLTAQATPTNTVWKIASDCFRFQDWAS, from the exons ATGGCCGCCTCTGTG GATTTCAAAACCTACGTGGATCAAGCTTGTAGAGCTGCAGATGAATTTGTCAACATCTATTATGAGACAATGGATAAAAGAAGAAGG GCTTTAACAAGACTTTATTTGGACAAAGCAACGTTAGTTTGGAATGGTAATGCAGTGTCTGGGCAAGAAGAACTGAATAAATTTTTTGAAATGTTGCCATCTAGTGAATTCCAGGTTAATATGTTGGACTGCCAGCCTGTTCATG AGCAAGCTACTCAAGGCCAGACAACAGTCCTCGTGGTGACAAGTGGGACAGTAAAATTTGATGGTGACAAGCAGCGCTACTTCAATCAGAACTTCTTGCTGACAGCACAAGCCACACCTACCAACACAGTGTGGAAGATCGCCAGTGACTGTTTccgctttcaggactgggccagTTAG
- the NXT2 gene encoding NTF2-related export protein 2 isoform X1, producing the protein MFTPLGASCRPFFNDFKTYVDQACRAADEFVNIYYETMDKRRRALTRLYLDKATLVWNGNAVSGQEELNKFFEMLPSSEFQVNMLDCQPVHEQATQGQTTVLVVTSGTVKFDGDKQRYFNQNFLLTAQATPTNTVWKIASDCFRFQDWAS; encoded by the exons ATGTTCACACCACTTGGAGCCAGCTGTCGCCCATTtttcaat GATTTCAAAACCTACGTGGATCAAGCTTGTAGAGCTGCAGATGAATTTGTCAACATCTATTATGAGACAATGGATAAAAGAAGAAGG GCTTTAACAAGACTTTATTTGGACAAAGCAACGTTAGTTTGGAATGGTAATGCAGTGTCTGGGCAAGAAGAACTGAATAAATTTTTTGAAATGTTGCCATCTAGTGAATTCCAGGTTAATATGTTGGACTGCCAGCCTGTTCATG AGCAAGCTACTCAAGGCCAGACAACAGTCCTCGTGGTGACAAGTGGGACAGTAAAATTTGATGGTGACAAGCAGCGCTACTTCAATCAGAACTTCTTGCTGACAGCACAAGCCACACCTACCAACACAGTGTGGAAGATCGCCAGTGACTGTTTccgctttcaggactgggccagTTAG
- the NXT2 gene encoding NTF2-related export protein 2 isoform X5: MISSLQDFKTYVDQACRAADEFVNIYYETMDKRRRALTRLYLDKATLVWNGNAVSGQEELNKFFEMLPSSEFQVNMLDCQPVHEQATQGQTTVLVVTSGTVKFDGDKQRYFNQNFLLTAQATPTNTVWKIASDCFRFQDWAS, encoded by the exons ATGATTTCTTCTCTCCAGGATTTCAAAACCTACGTGGATCAAGCTTGTAGAGCTGCAGATGAATTTGTCAACATCTATTATGAGACAATGGATAAAAGAAGAAGG GCTTTAACAAGACTTTATTTGGACAAAGCAACGTTAGTTTGGAATGGTAATGCAGTGTCTGGGCAAGAAGAACTGAATAAATTTTTTGAAATGTTGCCATCTAGTGAATTCCAGGTTAATATGTTGGACTGCCAGCCTGTTCATG AGCAAGCTACTCAAGGCCAGACAACAGTCCTCGTGGTGACAAGTGGGACAGTAAAATTTGATGGTGACAAGCAGCGCTACTTCAATCAGAACTTCTTGCTGACAGCACAAGCCACACCTACCAACACAGTGTGGAAGATCGCCAGTGACTGTTTccgctttcaggactgggccagTTAG
- the NXT2 gene encoding NTF2-related export protein 2 isoform X3, whose translation MFTPLGASCRPFFNDFKTYVDQACRAADEFVNIYYETMDKRRRALTRLYLDKATLVWNGNAVSGQEELNKFFEMLPSSEFQVNMLDCQPVHAFVRVVFFVLFLHVKSKLLKARQQSSW comes from the exons ATGTTCACACCACTTGGAGCCAGCTGTCGCCCATTtttcaat GATTTCAAAACCTACGTGGATCAAGCTTGTAGAGCTGCAGATGAATTTGTCAACATCTATTATGAGACAATGGATAAAAGAAGAAGG GCTTTAACAAGACTTTATTTGGACAAAGCAACGTTAGTTTGGAATGGTAATGCAGTGTCTGGGCAAGAAGAACTGAATAAATTTTTTGAAATGTTGCCATCTAGTGAATTCCAGGTTAATATGTTGGACTGCCAGCCTGTTCATG CCTTTGTTCGAGTtgttttctttgtactttttctCCATGTGAAGAGCAAGCTACTCAAGGCCAGACAACAGTCCTCGTGGTGA